A single Marinitoga aeolica DNA region contains:
- a CDS encoding metallophosphoesterase, translating to MTKLYLSDLHIGNGSKKDDFRYDSELIKILEDLNEESNNELYIVGDGFEILQSYENNGKVNDVNEIIKNLDFNSILSEIENSHSDLIKAFRNYSRKNKIHYIVGNHDYYLLFDEKIKNSFQDFLGDNIEIHPYYYDEKWELFIIHGNQFDALNRLSITEKGKILPPYGEIMEKFISKYFDSEVLKVLPDEILMDYDNIEPKMDIFLWLEEIRKKYSIGLDLEYKWIDMFVKFVRSKESKEWLKTNYPLMHFFSYLFINKIGGIKFGESLVRLISSLRGAKKTNYLMENVKKILYKNRTIPKKYCIGYSEEDIVIPSKLQGIIMGHIHVPAYEIFPNNNEEEVFYCNLGSWKHTVKKTTVKNKTKFLKRTQISYFIVKESNKSLNTQFIIKDMI from the coding sequence TTGACTAAACTCTATTTAAGCGATCTTCATATTGGAAATGGGAGCAAAAAAGATGATTTCAGATATGATAGTGAATTAATTAAAATTTTAGAAGATTTAAATGAAGAATCAAACAATGAATTGTATATTGTAGGTGATGGATTTGAAATACTTCAATCATATGAAAACAATGGAAAAGTAAACGATGTAAATGAAATTATAAAAAATCTTGATTTTAATTCTATACTTTCTGAAATTGAAAATAGTCACAGTGATTTAATAAAAGCATTTAGAAATTATTCACGAAAAAATAAGATACATTATATTGTCGGAAATCATGATTATTATTTATTATTTGATGAAAAAATTAAAAATAGCTTTCAAGACTTTTTAGGAGACAATATAGAAATACACCCTTATTATTATGATGAAAAATGGGAACTCTTTATTATTCATGGAAATCAATTTGATGCACTTAATAGGTTATCTATTACTGAAAAAGGGAAAATACTTCCTCCATATGGGGAAATAATGGAAAAATTTATTTCAAAATATTTTGATAGTGAAGTTTTAAAGGTTTTACCCGATGAGATATTGATGGATTATGACAATATAGAACCCAAAATGGATATATTCTTGTGGCTTGAAGAAATAAGAAAAAAATATTCCATAGGCTTGGACCTGGAATATAAATGGATTGACATGTTTGTAAAATTTGTAAGAAGCAAAGAATCAAAAGAATGGTTAAAAACAAATTATCCTTTAATGCATTTTTTTTCTTATTTATTTATCAATAAAATAGGTGGTATAAAGTTTGGAGAAAGTCTTGTTAGACTAATAAGCTCTTTACGTGGAGCAAAAAAAACAAATTATTTAATGGAAAATGTAAAAAAAATATTATACAAAAACAGAACTATACCTAAAAAATATTGTATAGGTTATTCCGAAGAGGATATTGTTATACCTTCAAAATTACAGGGAATAATTATGGGACATATACATGTTCCAGCATACGAAATTTTTCCAAATAATAACGAGGAAGAAGTTTTCTACTGCAATCTTGGAAGTTGGAAGCATACCGTAAAAAAAACAACTGTTAAAAACAAAACAAAATTTTTAAAAAGAACTCAAATAAGTTATTTTATAGTAAAAGAAAGTAACAAAAGCTTGAACACTCAATTTATCATAAAAGATATGATATAA
- a CDS encoding MazG nucleotide pyrophosphohydrolase domain-containing protein — MDKIFLNEFEKLYDIVQRNIDKCPWVKSINLNIMINEASSEITEIEEALNKNDINNIEEEIGDLIYDALLILKIAERDYNISSHKAIKRVVSKISNRKPWLFWNKNISYEEASKIWHERKKAEKKSGENID, encoded by the coding sequence ATGGATAAAATTTTTCTCAATGAATTTGAAAAACTATATGATATTGTTCAAAGGAATATAGATAAGTGCCCCTGGGTAAAATCTATAAATCTTAATATTATGATAAACGAAGCCTCTTCTGAAATTACTGAGATAGAAGAGGCTTTAAATAAGAATGACATTAATAACATTGAAGAAGAGATCGGAGATTTAATATACGATGCTCTTTTAATATTAAAAATTGCTGAAAGAGATTACAACATTTCATCTCATAAAGCAATAAAGCGGGTTGTTTCAAAAATTTCAAATAGAAAACCCTGGCTATTTTGGAATAAAAATATATCCTATGAAGAAGCATCTAAAATATGGCATGAAAGAAAAAAAGCAGAGAAGAAGTCGGGTGAGAATATTGACTAA
- a CDS encoding ABC transporter substrate-binding protein gives MKKFSLVLILILSAVIFAGTFYNPLGPTLLPAAGLYINKVPTLQTYYWRNLDQAQTLVLKEQADFIVLPVALGVELINKGANYKLAGVSLWKTFYLVSSQNINNVEDLKGKRIVTLHGPGQTADVILKILKKMKNIDFEIVYVTSGPEIIQLLASGKETIAVLPEPFVSLAEIKTKGKIKVQIDFQKLYANLFNLKNERIPIAGIFVSNKKFEENPNFVKRVLNAYEYSANNFYKNNFEDAVNYVFKIMQTMPKPVLEKAASRSEIFYTKDIKEITDLYLKNLLEYGAISNIPKDLYLNY, from the coding sequence ATGAAAAAGTTTAGTTTAGTTTTAATACTAATTTTAAGTGCAGTAATATTTGCTGGAACATTTTATAATCCTTTGGGCCCAACATTATTACCTGCAGCAGGGTTATATATTAATAAAGTCCCCACCTTACAAACATATTATTGGAGAAATCTCGATCAGGCACAAACATTGGTATTAAAAGAACAAGCAGATTTTATAGTTTTGCCGGTAGCTTTAGGTGTAGAATTAATTAACAAAGGAGCTAATTATAAATTAGCTGGCGTTTCATTATGGAAAACTTTCTATCTTGTATCTTCACAAAATATAAATAATGTTGAGGATTTAAAAGGCAAAAGAATTGTCACTCTTCATGGCCCAGGCCAAACTGCTGATGTGATATTAAAAATTCTTAAGAAAATGAAAAATATAGATTTTGAGATAGTATATGTTACCAGCGGCCCTGAAATAATTCAATTATTGGCTTCCGGAAAAGAAACAATTGCCGTTCTACCAGAACCTTTTGTATCCCTCGCAGAAATCAAAACAAAAGGCAAAATTAAAGTTCAAATTGATTTTCAAAAATTATATGCAAATTTATTCAATTTAAAAAATGAAAGGATTCCTATAGCTGGAATATTCGTATCAAACAAAAAATTTGAAGAAAATCCTAATTTTGTCAAACGGGTATTAAACGCTTACGAATATTCTGCAAACAATTTTTATAAAAACAATTTCGAAGATGCTGTAAATTATGTGTTTAAAATCATGCAAACTATGCCAAAACCCGTTTTAGAAAAAGCTGCTTCAAGATCTGAAATTTTTTATACTAAAGACATTAAAGAAATAACAGATTTATATTTAAAAAATTTATTAGAATACGGTGCTATTTCTAATATTCCAAAAGATTTATATCTAAATTATTAA
- a CDS encoding MFS transporter codes for MTHKNEQRLIFITIFFLAIIVNSIPPLMTTLQSNYSISIGISSFIPLSRTVGNIIVSIIGAFIIAILGLRNSILIGLGFEIIGIILFIFSYNVYILIISMFFIGASMGQTILSLISMFDHLPEKYQKYGLLHAFFGFGGIVGPLVISYILKNKLNYKLPFYFYLVTFLFIFLFMVIKKSPENVKYRAFNFLEAFGVLRKKFVLYMITIFILYSGSEIGIVTWSSNLFYNHFHYSKEYASIFISMFWVFFTIGRVLTDFLYNKLKVKITLISALFSAGALSSIFFLGNYSPYIFSFLGILLGPIFPATQKYLNSNLSHREVGLVSGMVSVGIGFGAASITTTMGFIGDYSIIYSYLIPIISFVLVSIISIKVIKLKK; via the coding sequence ATGACTCATAAAAATGAGCAGAGATTAATATTTATTACAATATTTTTTCTTGCTATAATTGTAAATTCTATTCCGCCACTAATGACTACTTTACAATCTAATTATTCTATATCAATAGGTATATCATCTTTTATACCTCTTTCAAGAACTGTGGGAAATATTATTGTTTCTATTATAGGAGCATTTATTATTGCTATACTTGGGTTGAGAAACAGTATATTAATCGGGTTAGGTTTTGAAATAATAGGTATAATTTTGTTTATTTTTTCTTATAATGTTTATATTTTAATAATTTCAATGTTTTTTATAGGTGCATCAATGGGTCAAACTATTTTGTCTTTAATTTCAATGTTTGATCATTTGCCAGAAAAATACCAGAAATATGGACTGCTTCATGCTTTTTTTGGTTTTGGTGGTATAGTTGGGCCTTTAGTAATTTCCTATATTTTGAAAAATAAATTAAATTATAAATTGCCATTTTATTTTTATTTAGTAACCTTTTTATTTATATTTCTATTTATGGTAATAAAAAAATCTCCTGAAAATGTTAAATATCGAGCATTTAATTTTTTAGAAGCTTTTGGAGTATTAAGAAAAAAATTTGTTTTGTATATGATAACAATATTTATTTTATATTCTGGTTCTGAAATTGGGATAGTTACATGGTCATCAAATCTTTTTTATAATCACTTTCATTATTCTAAAGAATATGCATCTATTTTTATAAGTATGTTTTGGGTATTTTTTACTATTGGAAGGGTATTAACCGATTTTCTTTATAATAAATTAAAAGTAAAAATTACGTTGATTTCAGCACTTTTTTCCGCTGGAGCGCTATCTTCGATTTTTTTTCTTGGTAATTATTCGCCATATATATTTTCATTCTTAGGTATTTTATTAGGTCCTATTTTTCCTGCAACACAGAAATATTTAAATTCAAATTTATCCCATAGAGAAGTTGGATTGGTTTCAGGTATGGTTTCTGTTGGTATTGGATTTGGTGCAGCTTCAATAACGACCACTATGGGATTTATAGGTGATTATTCAATAATATACAGTTATTTGATTCCTATAATTTCATTTGTTTTGGTCTCAATAATTTCAATAAAAGTAATTAAGTTAAAAAAATAA
- a CDS encoding glutamine synthetase family protein, whose amino-acid sequence MFSFFKIDKIPEDYDFLDIMVVDIYGKLKHVTLPKSYISEKIFKEGIGFDASNYGFAKVTDSDMVSIPDLDKIYLEENDGMKIVHLFSDVISPSMGKFFDQYPRSIAKETLKNIKESKIADDIKMLVELEFHIFDEVNYKTSETESYYSVENPEGLGEGHDYPRAHGSAYHLNDPYDIHFHLRNEIVKVLENAGIPVKYHHHEVGIAQHEIELNFMSLVDAADNVTLAKYLIRRIANEYGLYVTFMPKPLYNMPGNGMHVHQYLEKEEKSLFVGDSLYNLSDLALSYTAGILYHSLSGSLLAWSNPSTNSYKRLVPGFEAPISASFSKGSRSAAIRIPGYLSKADTRIEFRTGDATANVYFFLSAMVLAGINGIKNNYDPVEMGFHSKGENEKEFPLDLKNVMKGLKKDNEYLKTFPESLINKWIEIKQKEANMIYSIPLPKEFELYFEL is encoded by the coding sequence ATGTTTAGTTTTTTTAAGATTGATAAAATCCCAGAAGATTATGATTTTTTAGATATTATGGTTGTAGATATATATGGGAAATTGAAACATGTAACTTTACCTAAAAGCTATATAAGTGAAAAAATTTTCAAAGAAGGGATAGGTTTTGATGCATCTAATTATGGATTTGCAAAGGTTACAGATTCTGATATGGTTTCAATTCCTGATCTTGATAAGATATATCTGGAAGAAAATGATGGGATGAAAATAGTTCATTTGTTTTCAGATGTTATTAGTCCATCTATGGGAAAATTTTTTGATCAATATCCAAGAAGTATAGCAAAAGAAACATTAAAAAATATTAAAGAATCTAAAATTGCAGATGATATTAAGATGCTTGTTGAGCTTGAATTTCATATTTTTGATGAAGTAAACTATAAAACATCAGAAACAGAATCATATTATAGTGTAGAAAATCCAGAAGGATTAGGAGAAGGGCATGATTATCCAAGGGCACATGGTTCGGCATATCATTTAAACGATCCATATGATATTCATTTTCATTTAAGAAATGAAATAGTTAAAGTATTGGAAAATGCTGGGATTCCGGTGAAATATCATCATCATGAAGTTGGAATTGCTCAGCATGAGATAGAATTAAATTTTATGAGTTTAGTGGATGCAGCGGATAATGTCACCTTGGCGAAATACCTAATTAGAAGGATAGCAAATGAATATGGGTTATATGTAACATTTATGCCAAAACCGTTATACAATATGCCTGGAAATGGAATGCACGTACATCAATATCTTGAAAAAGAAGAAAAAAGTTTGTTTGTAGGGGATTCTTTATATAATTTAAGTGATTTAGCTTTAAGCTATACAGCTGGCATCTTATATCATAGTTTAAGTGGATCATTACTTGCATGGTCTAATCCTTCAACAAATTCATATAAAAGATTAGTTCCTGGTTTTGAAGCTCCTATCTCTGCATCATTTTCAAAAGGAAGTAGAAGTGCCGCTATAAGAATTCCGGGATATTTAAGCAAGGCGGATACAAGAATTGAATTTAGAACAGGAGATGCTACAGCAAATGTATATTTCTTTTTATCAGCAATGGTATTAGCGGGGATTAATGGAATAAAAAATAATTATGATCCAGTAGAAATGGGATTTCATTCTAAAGGGGAAAATGAAAAAGAATTTCCATTGGATTTAAAGAATGTCATGAAAGGCCTTAAAAAAGATAATGAATATTTAAAAACTTTTCCAGAGTCTTTGATAAATAAGTGGATTGAGATAAAACAGAAAGAAGCTAATATGATTTATTCAATACCTTTACCAAAAGAGTTTGAGTTATATTTTGAATTGTAA
- a CDS encoding glutaredoxin family protein translates to MAHIKIAIYTTSRCPWCKKAKRFFKELGIPFKEYNVEKDQKAAERMVRKTGQMGVPVIEIGNQTIVGFDKAKIERLLGI, encoded by the coding sequence GTGGCTCATATAAAAATTGCTATATATACAACATCAAGATGTCCATGGTGTAAAAAAGCAAAAAGATTCTTTAAAGAACTGGGTATCCCTTTTAAAGAATACAATGTAGAAAAAGATCAAAAAGCTGCTGAAAGAATGGTAAGAAAAACAGGACAAATGGGAGTTCCTGTAATTGAAATTGGCAATCAAACAATTGTTGGGTTCGATAAGGCAAAAATCGAAAGATTGTTGGGAATATAA
- a CDS encoding STAS domain-containing protein, with the protein MKKEIYGNSATIFLQGRIDINNSEELRDELNELAENGIKRIFIDMSDLDYIDSSGLGRILYFFMNYKKKGGSMELHNVRNENVKKVIEIVRLDKIIPVKEYNVD; encoded by the coding sequence ATGAAAAAAGAAATTTATGGAAATAGTGCAACAATTTTTTTACAGGGAAGAATCGACATAAATAACTCTGAAGAGTTAAGAGATGAATTAAATGAATTAGCAGAAAACGGAATAAAAAGAATATTTATAGATATGTCAGATTTAGATTATATTGATAGTAGTGGGTTAGGAAGAATTTTATATTTTTTCATGAATTATAAGAAAAAAGGTGGTTCAATGGAACTTCACAATGTAAGAAATGAAAATGTAAAAAAAGTAATTGAAATTGTTAGATTAGATAAGATAATTCCTGTAAAGGAATATAATGTAGATTAA
- a CDS encoding glycoside hydrolase family 13 protein produces the protein MILGIYSDQSENFLNPTNPKIGDEVTIKIRVPKKYGKVSGNLYLLTQKNSNKYKHTPMHLENENELFWYFSSNFLLTERFIRYHFELNFINHNKKIKYDARGIVENRHIEDFVIIPEFEVPKWAIGAIYYQIFPDRFYNGDPSNDPVDGEYIYDGEPIKKKQWNELPHPTKGHKEFYGGDLQGIIDKLDYLKDLGIEVIYLNPIFVSPSPHKYDTQDYDHIDPHLGIIIEDTNNMEEKYKIRTTSKKNLIESDKLFKKLVDEAHKRNIKIVLDGVFNHCGSYHRWVNEYKIYGEDIGVANNPNVPESEYFYWNKDGYEGWWGYKSLPKLNYDKTMLVWKYISEIGKKWVSHPYNADGWRLDVARDLGKRKSVNKTFWRYFRKIVKRANKDAIIFAEDYESPKEWIENLSWDGVMNYIGSMDPISYFLTGTEKHNDDFKPDLIGNSEWFINHLRWAWSQLPLNSKYVSLNQLSNHDHSRWATRTTKKIGRVYSAGHKEAENNIDWEIFKIGYLMSFTLPGAPGLYYGDEIGLAGWTDPDNRRTFPWEKLNETEYQNRLTFMKNMIQFYKEHFSLRNGSLEFLKWDKGFISYGIWNNNEHIVVIININDTPYKFEIPVWLSEIKNGKLKVVFNTKSVEFKEIEAYNGIIKGNIPEKTAIAFKKL, from the coding sequence ATGATTCTTGGTATATACTCCGATCAAAGTGAAAATTTTTTAAATCCAACTAATCCAAAAATCGGAGATGAAGTTACTATTAAAATAAGAGTTCCAAAAAAATATGGTAAAGTTTCTGGTAATTTATATCTTTTAACACAAAAAAATTCAAATAAATACAAACATACTCCTATGCATTTAGAAAATGAAAATGAACTATTTTGGTATTTCTCCAGTAATTTTTTATTAACAGAACGATTTATAAGATATCATTTCGAATTAAATTTTATAAATCATAACAAAAAAATAAAATACGATGCCAGAGGAATTGTTGAGAATAGGCATATTGAAGATTTTGTTATTATCCCTGAATTCGAAGTCCCAAAATGGGCTATTGGTGCTATTTACTATCAAATATTCCCTGATAGATTCTATAACGGAGATCCTTCAAATGATCCTGTTGATGGTGAATATATTTATGATGGAGAACCCATAAAGAAAAAACAATGGAATGAGCTACCCCATCCTACCAAAGGGCATAAAGAATTTTATGGTGGTGATTTACAGGGTATAATAGATAAATTAGATTATCTTAAAGACCTTGGTATTGAGGTAATATATTTAAACCCAATATTTGTTTCTCCAAGCCCTCACAAATATGATACTCAGGACTATGACCATATAGATCCACATTTAGGAATAATTATTGAAGATACAAATAATATGGAAGAAAAATATAAAATTAGAACCACCTCTAAAAAAAATTTAATTGAAAGTGATAAATTATTTAAGAAATTAGTGGATGAAGCACATAAAAGGAATATTAAAATTGTGTTAGATGGTGTATTTAATCATTGTGGTTCTTACCATAGATGGGTTAATGAATATAAAATATATGGAGAAGATATTGGTGTTGCAAATAATCCAAATGTTCCAGAATCTGAATATTTCTATTGGAATAAAGATGGATATGAAGGATGGTGGGGATACAAATCATTACCAAAATTAAATTATGATAAAACAATGCTTGTATGGAAATACATTTCTGAAATTGGCAAAAAATGGGTTAGTCACCCATATAATGCTGATGGTTGGAGACTTGATGTTGCCAGAGATCTTGGAAAAAGAAAATCTGTTAACAAAACATTCTGGAGATATTTTAGAAAAATTGTTAAAAGAGCAAATAAAGATGCTATTATTTTTGCAGAAGATTATGAATCACCAAAAGAGTGGATAGAAAATCTTTCCTGGGATGGAGTTATGAATTATATTGGTTCTATGGATCCAATAAGTTACTTCTTAACAGGCACAGAAAAACACAATGATGATTTTAAACCTGACTTGATAGGAAATTCTGAATGGTTTATTAATCATTTAAGATGGGCATGGAGTCAATTGCCTTTAAACTCAAAATATGTTTCTTTAAATCAATTGAGCAACCATGATCATTCAAGATGGGCCACTCGAACCACAAAAAAAATTGGCCGAGTATATTCTGCAGGTCATAAAGAAGCTGAAAATAACATTGATTGGGAAATATTTAAAATTGGTTATTTGATGTCATTTACACTCCCCGGGGCTCCTGGATTATATTATGGTGATGAAATTGGATTGGCCGGATGGACAGATCCTGATAACAGACGAACATTTCCATGGGAAAAATTAAATGAAACTGAATATCAAAATCGTTTGACTTTTATGAAAAATATGATACAATTCTATAAAGAACATTTTTCCTTAAGAAACGGATCTTTAGAATTCTTAAAATGGGATAAAGGCTTTATATCCTATGGAATATGGAATAATAATGAACATATTGTTGTTATTATCAATATTAATGATACACCTTATAAATTTGAAATTCCCGTATGGCTTTCAGAAATTAAAAATGGTAAATTAAAAGTTGTTTTTAATACAAAAAGTGTTGAATTTAAAGAAATTGAAGCATATAATGGCATAATAAAGGGAAATATACCAGAAAAAACTGCCATTGCATTTAAAAAATTATGA
- the abc-f gene encoding ribosomal protection-like ABC-F family protein, with translation MLFKIENVSHNFGTQDIFYDVNLSVYEHDRIALIGPNGSGKTTLLKIINGEIEPLEGSVLRTKNLKIGYLKQFRADELNLTLFEYVLKEIEKNINEEMKNKIVRSVLKGMGFEEFEWERKINSLSGGELTRLSLGRVLAGDYNLLILDEPTNHLDLYSINWLINYLKNYKGALIFVSHDRKFIKELSNRFWEINNFKVWDFKGNYDQYLNNRKNMLINITTRKKNMEKEIERLNAMIERFRKWGTEKMMRQAKLREKIRDKLLKEYEEISSLKEEQAIKIKIPEPNRTGYKVLEVKNLVFGYTSEKIILKNINFEINESEKITILGKNGSGKSTLLKLLMNRIKPNKGEINWGYNIKIGYLDQVISSLNKSLNIMDIIWKDVPEWQDFEVRKYIGRFGFTGDDVFKSVETLSGGELTRLALAKVILQKPNVLILDEPTNHLDIFTIQTLEETLKEFKGSIIMVSHDENLIKNISDRLFLIKNGKILEHKSFDAVLPELLNDSFKIKKENKENINYKMNKKIKNKIKSLQREKIFLEKQFEEIILQIENIETLMLSYSQNYQKLIGLEKEKAMLEKQLENISERENNIILELQELENIGG, from the coding sequence ATGCTTTTTAAAATAGAAAATGTCTCTCATAATTTTGGCACTCAAGACATCTTTTATGATGTCAATTTGTCTGTTTATGAACATGATAGAATAGCCCTTATTGGCCCTAATGGTTCTGGAAAAACAACATTATTAAAAATTATAAACGGCGAAATAGAACCATTGGAGGGTTCTGTATTAAGAACAAAAAATTTAAAAATAGGTTATTTAAAACAATTCAGAGCCGATGAATTAAACCTTACTCTCTTTGAATATGTATTAAAAGAAATTGAAAAAAATATTAATGAGGAAATGAAAAATAAAATAGTACGTTCTGTATTAAAAGGCATGGGCTTTGAAGAATTTGAATGGGAAAGAAAAATAAACTCGTTAAGCGGCGGGGAATTAACAAGACTTAGCTTAGGAAGAGTCCTTGCAGGAGATTATAACTTATTGATATTAGACGAACCAACCAATCATTTGGATTTATATTCCATTAATTGGCTAATTAATTATTTAAAAAATTATAAAGGAGCTTTAATTTTTGTTTCACATGATAGAAAATTTATAAAAGAATTGTCTAATCGATTCTGGGAGATAAATAATTTTAAAGTGTGGGATTTCAAAGGCAATTACGATCAGTATTTGAATAATAGAAAAAATATGCTCATAAATATTACTACCAGAAAAAAGAATATGGAAAAAGAAATTGAAAGATTAAATGCAATGATAGAGCGTTTTAGAAAATGGGGAACAGAAAAAATGATGAGACAGGCAAAACTCAGAGAAAAAATACGAGATAAGCTCCTAAAAGAATATGAAGAGATTAGTTCTTTAAAAGAAGAACAAGCAATAAAGATTAAAATCCCAGAACCAAATAGAACTGGATATAAAGTACTGGAAGTTAAAAATTTAGTTTTCGGATATACTTCTGAAAAAATTATATTAAAGAATATTAATTTTGAAATTAATGAAAGTGAAAAAATCACTATCCTTGGAAAAAACGGAAGCGGAAAATCCACATTATTAAAATTGCTTATGAATAGAATAAAACCAAATAAAGGAGAGATTAATTGGGGATATAATATTAAAATTGGTTATTTAGACCAGGTTATCTCTTCACTAAATAAATCATTAAATATAATGGATATTATATGGAAAGATGTTCCAGAATGGCAGGATTTCGAAGTTCGAAAATATATAGGCCGCTTTGGTTTTACTGGTGATGATGTCTTTAAAAGTGTTGAAACTCTCAGTGGAGGGGAATTAACGCGATTAGCTCTTGCTAAAGTCATATTACAAAAACCCAATGTATTAATACTGGATGAACCTACAAATCATCTGGACATTTTTACAATTCAAACTTTAGAGGAGACGCTAAAAGAATTTAAAGGTTCAATAATTATGGTTTCTCATGACGAAAATTTAATAAAAAATATCTCCGATAGATTATTTTTAATAAAAAATGGCAAGATATTAGAACATAAGTCTTTTGATGCTGTTTTACCAGAATTATTGAATGATTCTTTTAAAATAAAAAAAGAAAACAAAGAAAATATCAATTATAAAATGAACAAAAAAATTAAAAATAAGATAAAATCTCTTCAAAGAGAAAAAATTTTTTTAGAAAAACAATTTGAAGAGATTATACTTCAAATTGAAAATATTGAAACATTAATGCTTTCTTATTCTCAAAATTATCAAAAACTGATAGGATTAGAGAAAGAAAAAGCTATGTTAGAAAAACAACTTGAAAACATTTCTGAAAGAGAAAATAATATAATTCTTGAATTACAGGAATTAGAGAACATTGGAGGATGA
- a CDS encoding DUF1175 family protein — MKRIYIIIIFILFLFISCKKEYIPIDKNLNGFEDSLEFNEEESKIFRSWFTNIVINTALKNNLPENYRDCSGLVKYAYKETLKKHDVKWISENQYDGPIFEDLRYNYSNVPYLGVKIFRKRDGIFDLNKINEDFSSYVTARYLIEYNLDFITKDINKAKSGDILAFFHPEDPEYPYHLMVFVKYNNENYLIYHTGPIEGGGYIKIVKLKDFFKFDPSWLPVENNKYFLGVYKFKILML; from the coding sequence ATGAAAAGAATATATATTATAATTATTTTTATACTTTTTTTATTTATTAGTTGTAAAAAAGAGTATATTCCTATAGATAAAAATCTAAATGGTTTTGAAGATTCTCTTGAATTTAATGAGGAAGAAAGCAAAATATTTAGAAGTTGGTTTACCAATATAGTTATAAATACTGCTTTGAAGAATAATTTGCCAGAAAATTATAGAGATTGTTCAGGACTTGTAAAATATGCATATAAAGAAACATTAAAAAAGCATGATGTAAAGTGGATTTCAGAGAATCAATATGATGGTCCTATTTTCGAGGATTTGAGATATAATTACTCAAATGTTCCATATTTAGGAGTTAAAATTTTTAGAAAAAGAGATGGAATATTTGATTTAAATAAAATAAATGAAGATTTTTCTTCATATGTTACTGCAAGATATTTAATAGAATATAATTTGGATTTTATTACAAAAGATATAAACAAAGCAAAATCTGGAGATATTCTTGCGTTTTTCCATCCAGAGGATCCTGAATATCCTTATCATTTAATGGTGTTTGTAAAATATAATAATGAAAATTATCTTATATATCATACAGGACCAATAGAAGGTGGCGGATATATAAAAATCGTTAAATTGAAAGATTTTTTTAAATTTGATCCTTCATGGCTTCCAGTTGAAAATAATAAATATTTTTTGGGTGTTTATAAATTTAAAATTTTAATGCTATAA